The Corynebacterium occultum sequence CGGCGGGGACATCCGCTACGGCTACAGCCACATGGCGGCGGGGAACACGGAACAGGCAGAGCACTTCTTCGCCTCCTCCTATGATCTGCACGCACAGGTGGCGGCTTTCCCCAAGCCCTATGTGGCGACCATTGACGGCATCGCCATGGGAGGTGGGCTCGGGATCTCTGCCCACGGTTCTTTCCGAGTGGTCACGGAGCGGGCCAGTGCCTCCATGCCGGAGATCTACATCGCTTTCGTGCCGGATGTGGGAATGTCCTATGAGATGCAACGGATGGAGGGCACCAAGGGTTATGCCTCGGCGAGCCTGGCCACCTTCATCGGCACCACCGCGCTACGCCTGAGTGCCGCGGACATGCTCTGGTCCGGGGTGGGCACCCACTTCGTGCCCTCAGCGGAACTGGCGGACTTCGAGGCTGCGGTCATTACGGGATCCATCGAGGAAGCCCTGGAGCGGTTCTCCGGCACCCTGGACCAGCCTTCCCGGATCGCAGGTTTTGAAACTGGGATTGAGGAATGCTTCAGCGGCGGAGAGTGGGCGGAGATCGCTGATCGCCTGGCGGCCTCCCCGGACACGGAGCTGCAGCAGCTGGTGCTTGCCCAACAGGAGCGGGCCAATCCGGCGTCGATCGTGGCAGCGGTGGAACTCTACCGGGCGCAGCCGAGCTCAGCTCGTGAGGCGCTGGACAATGAGGCGGCCGTCGGCAAGCTGCTGCGGCAGGACCCCAACTTCTTCGAGGGCATCCGCACCGTGCTCATCGACAAGGGGGATACCCCGAGGTTTTCCCCGGCCCGGACGGTCGAGGTCGACCCGGCTCCCTATCGTTCGGCACTCGCCCCGGACTGAGCTTTTCGACGGCCCGTTCAGAGGTGCTTTGCAGCCTCCCGGCGGCTCAGCGCCGAAAGTTTCTCCTCCTGCTCAAGGAGGAAGGTACGCACCCATTCCGGATTACTTCGGGCGTACTCCCTGAGTGCCCAGCCGATGGCCTTGTTGATGAAGAATTCCTTCGATCCGGTGTTGCGGAGGATGATCTCACTCAGCAGGGCGGGGTCGGTGTCCGCCTTGAATCCCAGCTGATGCAGGATCGCCACGCGGCGCACCCAGAAGTTAGGGTCCTGGGCCCACTCCTCCATGTCCGCCGCGGTGGCGGCCCGCCCGATGGTCTTGACCAGGGCATCAACGGTGTCCCACCAGGATTTGTTCTCCACCAGGAATTTCAGCTGTGGCAGATCCTCCCAGGTCACCGGAACCTGGGAGAGATGATCGCAGGCGACGTATTGGAACTCCCGTTCCTCGGCGGCCCAGCAGGCCGCGATGAATCTCCAGTCAGGTGCTTGACGACGCCCCCGCAGCAGCTCCCGGCTGGCTTTCCGTCGATCCGGGGTGCTCACCCCGAGGAAGGAAAATTGATCCCGCATATAGGCCTTCATGCCTGGGGCGCGCTCTGGGTCCGCGACATCGACAAGCGCGCGAAGCAGCAGGTCAAAAGGGGAGGAGGGGGTCATGCCCTTGAGCGTAACCCCTCCTTATCTGGTTCGGGGCCTTAGACGGCGGTGTAACCACCGTCGACCAGATGGTAGGAACCGGTGATGAAGGATGCTTCCTCGGAGAGCAGGAAGCGCACCAGGGAGGCCACCTCCTGGGACTCACCCAGACGGCCGAAGGCATGCTTGGCGGCCAGTGCGTCGTAGTGTTCCTTGGGCAGGTTCTCCAACAACGGGGTGTTGATGTAGGCCGGTCCGACGGCGTTGACCCGGATGCCCTTGTCGCCGTACTCGGCGGCGGCATTCTTGGTCAGGCCGACCACGCCGTGCTTCGCCGCGGTGTAGGCGGAGTTACCCGGTGCAGCGACGGTCCCGTGGATGGATGCCATGTTCACGATCGCACACTTGCCGGCATCATCCTGCTTGAGGAACTGCTCGATCTGGTAGCGGTTGCCATAGGCCACACCGCTGAGGTTGATGGCGATGACACGGTCCCAGTCATCGAGGTCCATCTCGCCGACCTTGTTGGACTTGCCGCCGATGCCGGCGTTGTTGACCGCCAGGTGCAGGGCACCGAAACGTTCCACGGCGAACTTCACGGCGGCCTTATTGTCCTCGCGGGAGGCGGAGTCCATCTTGAAGGGGGCTGCCTCGCCACTGGTCTCCTGAATTTCCGCGACGACGCGTTCGGTGCCCTCGAAGTTGATGTCGGTGGCGATGACCTTGGCCCCGCGGGCGGCCAGATCCTTGGCGATGGCCTCGCCGAGGCCGGAAGCGGCGCCGGTGACCAGTGCAACCTTGCCGGTGAATGAGCTCATGAAAACGTTCCTTCCACCACGTTGCCGTGGGTGTTGTCACATCCCCGCTCAGCACGCCGGGATGCTGCCTTCAAATCTCTGCTGACCTGCCGGAATGTTCCGGCCGTCACCACCCATGGTACGCGTGAGCCCAGGGGAGTTGTGGGGTGAGTTTAAGCACTTCCCAGGGGTGACACACATACCCTCAGGCTGGGCAATCTGAGGGAACGCCCTCGGCGGGGCAATCCAATGGGTATCCTATGACCGTCGAAAGGGAAGACCATGAAGAAACTTCAGATCGGGGCCATCTATGTCGGAGGTTTCGTGGGACCCTTCACCGGGCAGGCACTGGCGGTGGTGCTCCCGGAGTTCGCCGAGACCTTCGACATCACCGTGGCGCAGGCCGCACTGACGATCTCGGCCTATCTCTTCCCCTTCGCCACGATGATGCTTTTCTCCGGTCGGCTGGTCCGGAAGATACCGCCGCACAAGGTGATTCTGACGGCCTACGCGGTGACCCTGCCGTTCGCGCTGGCTCTCCTCATCACGCCTTCCTGGTTCTTTTTCCTGCTCTGTTTCGCGGTCATCGGCATCGCCAACGCCTTCACCACCCCGGTGTTCCAGATGATGCTGCGGGAGCTCACCCCACCGGAGTCATTGGGTTCGGCCCTGGGAACCTATGCGGCGATGCAGTCCCTGGGTATGCTCTCCGCGCCCCTGATCTCAGGGTTGTCCACCCTGGTGAGCTGGCGGCTGGCTTTCCTGGCCACCATCCTGACCTCGGCCTTTATTCTGCTGGTCCGGGTACCTGTGGTGCCTTCCCCGGATTCCTCCCCACAGCGGGTGACGGGTCAGATCCAGTGGGGACCCGTGGGGGTGCAGATGTTCAGCAGCTTCGTGGTGGGGATCGGTGTCATGGGGCTGGGTTTCCTGGCAGCCCTCTACGTCGGGGATGAATTCGGACTGGGGCCGGTGGGGCGTGGTCTGGTCATCATGTGCGGTGGCACCGCAGCATTCCTCACCGCCCGACCGATCGGCGGGCTGGCTGACCGCTACGGAACACGGGCCATCCTGGTGTCCGCTGCGCTGGTGGCCGCGGTCGCCCTCTTCCTGTTTCCCCTGGCAACCTGGGTGTGGCTGCTGATTCTGGCATGGGCGCTGACCATCATGGCGGGGCAGGGAATCCAGGCGACGGTGAACCTGGCGGTGATCGGAGGTCCGGGTGGCTCCTCCCTGATCTCCACGGTGCAGGCTTTCCGTTTCTTCGGCACCGCCGCCGCCCCAGTTGTGTTCCTGCCGATCTACACCGGCATCGGCGGGCCTGTTTTCTGGGTGCCTGCCGCAGCCCTGCTGGTGGTGGCGGTGCTCCAACAGCTCAACCCGGGAAACCGGCGGAATGACTAAGACCCCCTGTCACATGACAGGGGGTCTTGAATCAGTGGTTCTGGGCCAGCCGGAAATCTAGGCCTGTCCCTCGAAGAGGGTGGTCACGGAACCGTTCTCGAAGATCTCACTGATGGTTTGGGCCAGCAGCGGGGCGATGCTGAGGACGGTCAGGTTCTTCCAGCCCTCGGTGTTCTGCGGCAGGGTGTCGGTGGTGATGATCTCCTCGGCACCGCAGGCACTGAGGCGTTCCCGGGCCGGGTCGGAGAAGACGCCATGGGTGCAGGCGATGACCACGGAACGGGCACCGGCCTCCTTGAGCACGCGGCAGGCGCCGGCGATGGTGCCACCGGTGTCGATCATGTCATCGAGCAGGACACAGTCCTTACCCTCGACCTCACCGACGACGCGGTTTGCGGTGACCTCATTGGCCACGTCCACGCTGCGGGACTTGTGGATGAAGGCCAACGGGGCATCCCCCAGGGTGTTGGCCCACTTCTCGGCGACCTTGACGCGACCGGCATCGGGGGAGACGACACAGATATTGCTCATGTCGTACTTCGAGGTGATGTAGTCGGTCAGGATCGGCATGGCGTGCATGTGATCGACCGGGCCGTCGAAGAAGCCCTGGATCTGGTCGGTGTGCAGATCCACGGAGACGATGCGGTCTGCACCGGCGGTCAGCAGCAGGTCAGCGACCAGGCGAGCGGAGATCGGCTCGCGGCCGCGGTGCTTCTTGTCCTGGCGGGCATAGGGGTAGAAAGGCAGGATCGCGGTGATGCGCTTGGCGGAACCGCGCTTGAGAGCATCGATCATGATCAGCTGTTCCATCAGCCACTTGTTCAGCGGCTGAGTGTGGGACTGCAGGACGAAGCAGTCGGAGCCACGGACAGACTCCTCAAAACGGACGAAGATCTCGCCATTCGCAAAATCCCGGGCGGTGGTGGGAGTTACTTCGATCCCCAGTTCCCGTGCCACAGCCTCTCCCAGTTCGGGGTGCGCCCGACCAGAGAAAAACATCATGTTCTTGTGGTTTTGCTTCCAGTGAGCTGTCATGATCGTCAGCTTAACCTTCCTGGTTGAGTTCAGAAAAATCTGCCAGGGCGCGTTCAGCGGCCTCGGCGGCGGGGGTTCCCGGACGCTTCTTCTGGACCCATCCTTCAAGGTTGCGCTGGCTACCACCGGATACGGCGAGGGCGCCCGGGGGGACATCCTCCTTGATTACTGTACCTGCCCCGGAATATGCGCCATCGCCCACGGTCACCGGAGCGATGAACATGGTGTCTGAGCCGGTGCGGACATGACTGCCGATCGTGGTGTGATGTTTGGTAACACCATCATAGTTCACGAAGACGGAGGAAGCCCCGATATTGGATTCCTCGCCGATGGTGGCGTCACCGACATAGGTCAGGTGGGGCACCTTGGAGCCCCGCCCGATCTGGGCGTTCTTGGCCTCCACGAAGCCACCCAACTTGCCGTCCTCACCGAGAACGGTGTTCGGGCGGATGTAGGTGAAGGGGCCGACACTGGCGTGGGCGCCGATGACGGAACTCTCGCCGTGGGTGCGGATCACCGTGGCGCCGGTGCCGATGGTCATGTCACGCAGGGTGGTGTCCGGCCCGATCTCCGCATTATCGGCGATGCTGGTGGTACCCCACAGCTGGGTGCCCGGATGAATCACCACATCCCTGCCCACCTGCACATCCACGCCGATCCAGGTGCTCTCCGGATCGATGATGGTGGCCCCGCCGAGCATTGCGGTTTCAACGGTGCGGCGGTTGAGCTCACGGCCGGCCTCCGCCAGCTGCACGCGGTTGTTCACCCCGGCCAGTTCGGCGGGGTCCGCAGCCAGGAAGGCCCGCACCGGGTGGCCGGCCTCACGGGCGATGCCGAGCACGTCGGTCAGGTAAAGCTCGCCCTGGGCATTGTCGGAGTCGAGTTTGCCGAGAGCGTCGCGAAGCACTGCGGCATCGAAGGCGAAGACACCGGAGTTCACCTCATCCACGTTGCGCTGCTCCTCGGTGGCGTCCTTCTGCTCCACGATGGCGGTGACCTCACCCTCCGCGTTGCGGATGATCCGGCCATAGCCGGTGGGGTCCTCAAGCCGCATGGTCAGTACGGTCACCGCGGTGGGAACGGCGGTGTGCGCCTCCAGCAGCTGGCCCAGGGTTTCCGGGCGCAGCAGGGGGACATCAGCATTGGTGACGATGATGGTGCCCTCGAAATCGGGCAGCGGTGCCAGACCACACTGCACGGCATGGCCGGTACCGTTCTGCTCCTCCTGGATGGCGGTGAGCACCTCACGGTTCAGCTGCTCGGCGACGGCCTCGACCGCCGGGCCGACCTGCTCGCGCTTATGCCCGATCACCGCGACGATATGTTCCGGGGAGACCCCGGCAGCGGCATGCAGGCTGTGGGAGAGCAGGCTGCGGCCGCCGATCTCATGCAGGGTCTTCTGGGTCTCAGATTTCATGCGGGTGCCTGCACCGGCAGCCAGTACGACAAGGGCGCAGGGATTCGGGGAAGTGCTCACGTTCAGGTTGTTCCTTTGGTGCTAGGGGACGCATGCCGGGACATTGGGGGCTCAAGTGCACAAGGGACTAAGCCACCCCGGACAGGTACCGATACAGCATAACTGTCAGGGCGGATTCCGTGGGCTGCTTTGCTTCCACCTGCGGCGTGGTGCCCCAGGTGTAGACACGGTGGGGGAGGAGGGGCGTCGATAAGCGGTCTCAGCCCACCGAGACATCCTTCATCCGGCCCGCGGCCAGGGTTCCCACCAGTCCCACCGCCGCGAGGAAGAGCAGGGCAGCGGAAGATCCGGCCTGGGCGACCACCCCGGAGACAGCTCCCACCCCGAGCAGGATCAGGCCCATCAGGGAGTTCGCGGCACTGACATAACGGGTACGTTGATCACCCTCCGCCAGGTCCACCACATAGGTTTTCCGGGCCACCCGAATGGCGGTGTGGGCCAGATTCACCGCGAAGAATCCCAGAGGCAGTAACCAGGCGTTGACCCCCACCGGAAGCCAGCGGGCCCCGGCCACCAGTGCCAGCAGCACCAGGGCGGCGGCCGCGGAACCGAAGCTCATCACCTTCTTGGCGGAGACATCCGACCAGATCCCGGAGATCCGGCCGCCGAGCAGGGCGGCCAACCCGGAGGCGATGAGGAAGGCGCCCAGGCCGCTGAGGTTCTCACCCACTTCCTGGGAGAGGGTGACGATGAAGGTGGTGGACAGGGCGCTGACCAACATCAGGGAGCGCACGATGACGAAACTCCGGAAAACACGGTCGCCGCGCAGCAGCTCAATGCAGTCCCACAACCAGTTCCGGTCCCGCTCCCCGGCTTTGTCTGCGTCGTGCTCCGGTTCGAGGATGCCCCGGAACACCAGGGCCGCAATGATCCAGGCCAGAGCGGAGGCGAAGATCAGTGCGGCGATCAGACCGGTGGGGACCGCACCAGGCAACACCAGCAGTCCCAGTCCCACCGCCAGGGTCACCGCACCACCTAGGGCGGTGGCGCGCCCGGTGATCTCACCACGCCCACCCTTGTGGATGGTCCGGCCCTGCACATCCTTGGAGGTGATCGAACAGAGCGCGCGGAACACCGCGAGGACCGCCAACAGCAGGATCACCGCCAGACCGAGGGGCCAGCCCTCCATGGTCAGTGCCACCACCCCGATCAAGGCTGCTGCCACCCCCTGACCCACCGAACCCCACATCCAGAGTGCGCGGCGGTCCGCATTGCCGGTCACCCAGGGGGTCAGGGCCGCCTGGGGGAGCATGGAACCAGCTTCACGGATCGGCACCAGCAGGGCGATGAAGAAACCCGGGGCGCCGGCCGACTGCAGTAGCCAGGGCAGCACAGTTTTGGCGGCCACGATCTGATCACCGATATTCTGCAGCCCATTGGACCAGATGAATCGGCGCGCATTGTGATCCTCATCCGGATATTTCTCCGTCGTCTCCAACTTCGCGCCTTTGCTCCTCGATGAATTTATACAGCGAAATTCTAGACCACTTGGTCTAAATTATGTGGGCGAACCAGTTTAAGGAGGCTCCCCATGAGCGATGCAGCACTACCTGTCATCTCCCTGCAGAAGCTTATCGACGGCCCCGGACGCGAGTCCGAGATCGCCCGCTTGCGCCAGGTGACTCACGAGGTGGGATTCTTCTACCTCGCCGACCACGGCATCCCCGAGGGCCTCGCCACCGACCTCTTCGCCGCCACCCGCCGCTTCTTCGCTCAACCGGATGAAGTGAAACGGGAGATCTCGAATATCCACTCCCCGCACTACCGCGGTTACGCCCACATCGGCGATGAACTGACCCAGGGCAAGGTGGACTGGCGGGAGCAGATCGACTTCGCCCTGGAGCTTCCCGCCCGTGCTGATGACCTCCAAAACCGCCCCTGGCAGGTGCTGGAGGGCCCGAATCTCTGGCCGGAATCCGTCCCGGAACTACGCGGTCTGGTGGAGAAGTGGCTGGAGTTGAACACTCAGGTGTCCCGTCAGTTGCTAGCCGCCTGGGCCCAGTCTCTGGGACAGTCGGCGGACTTCTTCGAGCAGGTCTCCCAGGAACCTTTTCCGCTGATGAAAATCGCCCGCTACCCCGGCCATGACGGTTCCGGTTCCGACCAGGGTGTGGGAGCTCACAAGGACTCCGGGGTGCTCACCCTGCTGCTGCCCGAACCTGGTTCCGTAGGCCTTCAGGTCGAGCGTGCAGGGGAGTGGATCGACGTGGCGGCAATCCCCGGTCTCTTCGTGGTCAATATCGGGGAGCTGCTGGAGGTCGCGACGGATGGTTATCTGGTGGCCACCCCGCACCGCGTGCTGCCCCCGGAACCGGGAACCGAACGTTATTCCCTGCCCTATTTCTTCACCAGCAGCCTGGATGGGGTCTTCCCCAGGGTGAAACTGCCGGCGGAGCTGGCCGCTGCCGCTACCGGGGTGGGGCGAGATATGGCGGGCCAGGAGATCAGCGGCATCACCGGGATCAATGTCCTCAAGTCCCGCCTACGTGCCCACCCGGAGATCACGGCGCGCTATCACGCGGCTCTCATCCCGGCTTAAACTCAGGGGCATGAGCCCCCAGTTCAGTCGTCGAGCCTTCTTCCGTGGTGTCGTGGTCCTGCTCTCCGGGGCAGTGCTGGCGGCCTGCGCACCCACCCCGCGGGGCTACTCCGGGGAGCGCCGCCCACTTCCCGTTCCACCCCTGGCCGAAGGGGAGCTTATCGACGGCCGCCGTACCTTCCGGCTCGATGCCGGGGAGATCAACGCCCGCATCCTTCCGGATGAGGACACCCCCGCCTGGGGCTTCAACGGCAACCACCTGGGGCCCACCCTGCTGCTGCCGCGCGGGGAAGAAGTACAGATGGAGGTTCACAACGGACTCGGGGAGATGACCACCATCCACTGGCACGGCATGAAACTGCCCGCCGAAATGGATGGCGGCCCACACCAGCCCATCGAGCCCGGGGAAACCTGGACCCCCACCTGGACGGTGGATCAACCCGCCGCCACCCTCTGGTACCACCCACACCCCCATGGCCTGACCGGATTGCACGCCTACCGGGGACTGGCCGGACTGCTCTACATCACTGACCCGGAGTCGACGGCCCTGAAGATCCCCCAGGATTACGGGGTGGATGACATCCCGGTGGTCCTGATGGACCACAATTTCAACGAGGACGGCAGTCTCAATGAGATCGAGGATCCGGACCTCGGACTCAGGGGAGAGGTGCCCACCGTCAACGGCATCACCAACGCCACCTTCACCGCCAGCACCCCCAGGCTGCGGCTTCGCCTTCTCGATGCCTCCACCATGCGCTTTTTCAACCTGCGTTTCTCCGATGGCCGCCCCTTCCAGGTCATCGCCGCCGACTCCGGGCTCCTGCCGGAACCGGTGGAGGTGGAGAATATCTACCTCAGTCCCGGTGAACGCGCCGAGATCCTGGTTGATCTGGACGTGGGGGAGGAGGTGATGCTGGAAGCAGCGGAATTTCCCGAGAACCTGGAGGTCCCGGAGGATGAGTTCTCCCTTGACTTCGGCCTGGGGGACCACTTCGAACTGCTCCAGCTTCGCGGACCCGCCGAGTCATCACCAGCTCCGGCGGCCCTTCCGGCCACCCTGATCCCGGCGATTGACCTTGATACGGAAGGTGCAGTGGAGCGGGAGTTTCGTCTCAACACCTTTGAAATCAACGGTGAAACCATGGACATGACCAGGGTGGATCTCATCATTGATCATGACCGCCCCGAGATCTGGACCGTGAGCAATGAGAACTCGGACTGGATCCACAACTTCCATATCCACAACGCTTTCTTCCACGTGCTTTCAGTGGAGGGAACCCAGGCCCCGATCTGGACCCAGGGGCCGAAAGACACCGTCGCTCTGCCGCCTGGGGCGAGCGTGCGCCTGGCTGTCAGTTTCGGCCCCTATCCGGACCCTGGCTGGGCCTACATGTACCACTGCCACATGCTCTTCCATGAGGATCAGGGGATGATGGGCCAATTCGTCATGCTCGAACCGGGGCAGGAAGTCGACCTGGGGGAGGTCTACGGGCACACCGCGCACTGATACCCCAGGGGGTGGGTCCCATGTGAGAGAAATGGATATTTATCAGCAAATGATTAATATTTCCTCATGCGTAAAACCTTGTTGGCCCTTGGTGTGGCCGCTTCCGTCACCTTCTCCACCATTGTTCCCGCTGCAGCTCAGACCACTGAGTTGGAGCCGGAGAACACCGCAGAGACCTCCCTCAGTGCGGAGCTCTCCAGCGAATCCGAATCCACTGAGTCAGAAGATTCTGAGACGCAGCTGTTCAGCTCCCTGTCTTCCGGAGGTTCCTCCGAGGGCGAGGCCGGGGAGCTTATCGGTGGCGCGGTCGTGCTGGCAGCTGTGGTCGGACTGGCTGGAGCCGGTGTCACCTGGGCGGTGCAGCAGCGCCTGATTCCCAACCCGCTGCCGGGCATCATTCCCGGACCCGCACCGAAGTCTGCTCCGGCGCCTGCGCCTGCTCCTGCGCCTGCGCCTGCTCCGGCGCCTGCGCCTGCGCCTGCTCCTGCGCCGAAGCCTTCCACTCAGGTGTACTACCAGAACTGCGCGGCAGTTTGGAATGCGATCGGGGGGCCCATCCGCAAGAATGACCCGGGTTACCGCTCCGCCCATGACCGTGACGGTGATGGTGTGGGCTGCGAGCGGGATCCCCGCTAGAGCCGGCTTCTACTCAGGAACAAAAGACCGCACCACCCTCAATTAAGGAGGGTGGTGCGGTCTTTTCATTCTGCTGTGCTTCCCCACCAGGACTCGAACCTGGAATGACGGTACCAAAAACCGTAGTGTTGCCATTACACCATGGGGAACGACAAGAACACACCTTACCCGATCACCTGGTGTGTCAGTCAATTGAGGAAGCGATAGGCTGGCAGTCATGGTTCGTCAGCGGATGACCGGCAAGGAACGCCGGGAACAGCTCATTTCGATCGGCAGAAGTGTCTTCGCCGAACGTGGCTTTGAAGGCACCAGTGTTGAGGAGGTTGCGGCCCGGGCAAATGTCTCCAAACCGGTGCTCTATGAACACTTCGGTGGCAAGGAGGGGCTCTATGCGGTGGTGGTCGACCGGGAGATGATCCGCCTTGAGAATCTGATCACCGAAGCTCTGCAAAAGGGTCGCTCCAAGGTGCGGATCGAACGTGCCGTGCTGGCCCTGCTGACCTATGTGGAGAAAGAGACCGATGGTTTCCAGATCCTGGTGCGTGATATGACCCCCGGCAAGGACCGCAGTTACTCCACACTGCTCAACACCGCAGTCGGGCAGGTCTCCCATATACTGGGCCATTCCTTCCAGCGGCAGGGACTGCAGGAGGAGGTTGCGGTGCTCTACGGCCAGGCCCTGGTGGGCATGGTCTCCACCACCGCCCAGTGGTGGCTTGATGAGCGTCAACCCCCGAAGGAGGAGGTTGCGGCGCATATCGTCAACCTCTGCTGGAACGGCCTGGCGGGGATGCTGGGCCAGCCGACCCTCTCCGATGAGGTCCTGGCGGAACTCGCGGAAGCGGAACGTGCCGAAGCTGAAAACATGTCTGCAGAAAATATCGAGGAGAACGCGTGAGCCCCCAGGGCAGCACCGAAACACCCATGCTCGCCGGTCTGGCCAAGGTTGCGGCCACCGATCCCAAGATCAGGGGCATGCTCAACCATGTCGGTGAGAAGTCACTGCACCTGACCGGCATCGACCAGGCACGCCCCTGGGCCATCGCCGCCCTGGCACAGCGTGCCCCGGTGCTGCTGGTCACCGCCACCGGTCGTGAAGCCGAGGATCTGACCGCCGAGCTCAAGGCGATCCTGGGGGACAAGGTCGCCTGGTTCCCCTCCTGGGAGACCCTGCCCCATGAGCGGATGAGCCCCGGTGTGGACAGTGTCGGCCAGCGCGCCCACGTCCTGCACCATCTGGCTGAACTGAAGGTGGTGGTCACCGCGGCGCGTGGCTTCTGCCAGCCGCTCCTTGGGGACACCCCCGGCCGGGCACCTGTCGTGCTCCGCGAAGAGACGGAGCATGACTTTGAGGAGCTGGTCCGTCAGCTGGTGTTCCGGGCCTACAGCCCGGTGGACATGGTGGCCAAGCGTGGGGAGTTCGCCACCCGTGGTGGCATCCTCGATATCTTCCCCACCACCTACAACTATCCCGTGCGGGTGGAGTTCTGGGGTGATGAGATCACCGAGATCCGGCAGTTCTCCGTCGCCGACCAGCGCACCCTGCCCGATGTGGCGGTCGGGGAGGTGGAGATCTATCCGGCACGCGAACTACCCATCACCGAGGGCGTCGCAAAGCGCGCCGCCGAGCTGCTGGTGGCCCATCCCGGCAACCCCACCCTCGTGGAGCTGCTGACCCGCATCTCCGAGCAGACTCCGGCGGAGGGGATGGAGGCACTGATCCCCGCACTCGTCGACACCCCCATGGTGACCTTGTCTGAGCTGATGCCCCAGGGCACCCATGTGCTGTTGGTCGCACCGGAGAAGATCCGCACCCGCATCACCGACCTGGCGGCCACCGACGCGGAGTTCCTCGCCGCCGGATGGGAGGCCGCCGCGATGGGAGCCAGCGGACCGGTGGCCGCCGAGGGCCTGGACCTTTCCGCCTCCTCCTACCGCTCCTATGAATCCCTGCAGGTCACCGCGGAGAAGAACAAGATCGCGTGGTGGACCTTCGCCCCGCCCGGCATGTTCCAGGCCGATGAGGCAGACACCCTGCCCCTGGAATATGAACCCGGCCCCACCCCGCGTGGCGACGCCACCGCCATCGAGGAAATGATGGCACTCCTGCTCGCCCACACCAGGATCGGGGGCCGCGCCGCCTTCATCGCACCCGCCGAAGGCGCCATTAAGCGCATGGTGGAACGCTTCGCCGAGAAGGGCATCCCCACCAAGGTGGCAACCCCCGGCTGGGAACCCACCCCCGGTGAAGTCACCCTCTACCGGGCGCTCAGCCACGCCGGACTGGTTTTCCCCAAGGTCCGCAAGCA is a genomic window containing:
- a CDS encoding 3-hydroxyisobutyryl-CoA hydrolase; this encodes MTEKLSLEVRNGTGVITLDRPKALNAIDQEMVDEIGPVLRAWESDPAVEQVLIRSTSSKAFCAGGDIRYGYSHMAAGNTEQAEHFFASSYDLHAQVAAFPKPYVATIDGIAMGGGLGISAHGSFRVVTERASASMPEIYIAFVPDVGMSYEMQRMEGTKGYASASLATFIGTTALRLSAADMLWSGVGTHFVPSAELADFEAAVITGSIEEALERFSGTLDQPSRIAGFETGIEECFSGGEWAEIADRLAASPDTELQQLVLAQQERANPASIVAAVELYRAQPSSAREALDNEAAVGKLLRQDPNFFEGIRTVLIDKGDTPRFSPARTVEVDPAPYRSALAPD
- a CDS encoding DNA alkylation repair protein, yielding MTPSSPFDLLLRALVDVADPERAPGMKAYMRDQFSFLGVSTPDRRKASRELLRGRRQAPDWRFIAACWAAEEREFQYVACDHLSQVPVTWEDLPQLKFLVENKSWWDTVDALVKTIGRAATAADMEEWAQDPNFWVRRVAILHQLGFKADTDPALLSEIILRNTGSKEFFINKAIGWALREYARSNPEWVRTFLLEQEEKLSALSRREAAKHL
- a CDS encoding SDR family NAD(P)-dependent oxidoreductase translates to MSSFTGKVALVTGAASGLGEAIAKDLAARGAKVIATDINFEGTERVVAEIQETSGEAAPFKMDSASREDNKAAVKFAVERFGALHLAVNNAGIGGKSNKVGEMDLDDWDRVIAINLSGVAYGNRYQIEQFLKQDDAGKCAIVNMASIHGTVAAPGNSAYTAAKHGVVGLTKNAAAEYGDKGIRVNAVGPAYINTPLLENLPKEHYDALAAKHAFGRLGESQEVASLVRFLLSEEASFITGSYHLVDGGYTAV
- a CDS encoding MFS transporter translates to MKKLQIGAIYVGGFVGPFTGQALAVVLPEFAETFDITVAQAALTISAYLFPFATMMLFSGRLVRKIPPHKVILTAYAVTLPFALALLITPSWFFFLLCFAVIGIANAFTTPVFQMMLRELTPPESLGSALGTYAAMQSLGMLSAPLISGLSTLVSWRLAFLATILTSAFILLVRVPVVPSPDSSPQRVTGQIQWGPVGVQMFSSFVVGIGVMGLGFLAALYVGDEFGLGPVGRGLVIMCGGTAAFLTARPIGGLADRYGTRAILVSAALVAAVALFLFPLATWVWLLILAWALTIMAGQGIQATVNLAVIGGPGGSSLISTVQAFRFFGTAAAPVVFLPIYTGIGGPVFWVPAAALLVVAVLQQLNPGNRRND
- a CDS encoding ribose-phosphate diphosphokinase; the encoded protein is MTAHWKQNHKNMMFFSGRAHPELGEAVARELGIEVTPTTARDFANGEIFVRFEESVRGSDCFVLQSHTQPLNKWLMEQLIMIDALKRGSAKRITAILPFYPYARQDKKHRGREPISARLVADLLLTAGADRIVSVDLHTDQIQGFFDGPVDHMHAMPILTDYITSKYDMSNICVVSPDAGRVKVAEKWANTLGDAPLAFIHKSRSVDVANEVTANRVVGEVEGKDCVLLDDMIDTGGTIAGACRVLKEAGARSVVIACTHGVFSDPARERLSACGAEEIITTDTLPQNTEGWKNLTVLSIAPLLAQTISEIFENGSVTTLFEGQA
- the glmU gene encoding bifunctional UDP-N-acetylglucosamine diphosphorylase/glucosamine-1-phosphate N-acetyltransferase GlmU yields the protein MSTSPNPCALVVLAAGAGTRMKSETQKTLHEIGGRSLLSHSLHAAAGVSPEHIVAVIGHKREQVGPAVEAVAEQLNREVLTAIQEEQNGTGHAVQCGLAPLPDFEGTIIVTNADVPLLRPETLGQLLEAHTAVPTAVTVLTMRLEDPTGYGRIIRNAEGEVTAIVEQKDATEEQRNVDEVNSGVFAFDAAVLRDALGKLDSDNAQGELYLTDVLGIAREAGHPVRAFLAADPAELAGVNNRVQLAEAGRELNRRTVETAMLGGATIIDPESTWIGVDVQVGRDVVIHPGTQLWGTTSIADNAEIGPDTTLRDMTIGTGATVIRTHGESSVIGAHASVGPFTYIRPNTVLGEDGKLGGFVEAKNAQIGRGSKVPHLTYVGDATIGEESNIGASSVFVNYDGVTKHHTTIGSHVRTGSDTMFIAPVTVGDGAYSGAGTVIKEDVPPGALAVSGGSQRNLEGWVQKKRPGTPAAEAAERALADFSELNQEG
- a CDS encoding MFS transporter, with translation METTEKYPDEDHNARRFIWSNGLQNIGDQIVAAKTVLPWLLQSAGAPGFFIALLVPIREAGSMLPQAALTPWVTGNADRRALWMWGSVGQGVAAALIGVVALTMEGWPLGLAVILLLAVLAVFRALCSITSKDVQGRTIHKGGRGEITGRATALGGAVTLAVGLGLLVLPGAVPTGLIAALIFASALAWIIAALVFRGILEPEHDADKAGERDRNWLWDCIELLRGDRVFRSFVIVRSLMLVSALSTTFIVTLSQEVGENLSGLGAFLIASGLAALLGGRISGIWSDVSAKKVMSFGSAAAALVLLALVAGARWLPVGVNAWLLPLGFFAVNLAHTAIRVARKTYVVDLAEGDQRTRYVSAANSLMGLILLGVGAVSGVVAQAGSSAALLFLAAVGLVGTLAAGRMKDVSVG